One window of Helicobacter winghamensis ATCC BAA-430 genomic DNA carries:
- a CDS encoding tRNA 2-thiocytidine(32) synthetase TtcA, giving the protein MAKEKAVEISKKILKITGQTNAQLGLIKEGDKVLLGLSGGKDSILLATLLARLKRYAPFNFEFKALTVDYGRGGEYEYIFEYCEKHGIPYELYRTDIYKILEENKREGSVYCSFCSRMRRGALYTKALEGGYNKLALAHHLDDAAESFMMNLTYNGALRSMPPIYKAENGIFVIRPLIFVRERQIIDFIAKNNIYIAPDCNCPIMWQKDDKRPFAREKTKQMLKEMEEANPDFFTSLKVALSNVHLNSLFDMKYLDKQD; this is encoded by the coding sequence ATGGCAAAGGAAAAAGCGGTAGAAATTAGCAAAAAAATCTTAAAAATCACAGGGCAGACCAACGCGCAACTAGGGCTTATTAAAGAAGGAGATAAAGTGCTTTTAGGTTTAAGCGGGGGTAAGGATTCCATATTGCTAGCCACTTTGCTTGCTAGGCTTAAAAGATATGCCCCATTTAACTTTGAGTTTAAAGCACTCACTGTGGATTATGGGCGTGGTGGCGAATATGAGTATATCTTTGAATATTGTGAGAAACACGGAATCCCTTATGAACTTTACCGCACAGATATTTATAAGATTTTAGAAGAGAATAAAAGAGAAGGGAGTGTGTATTGTAGCTTTTGCTCGCGTATGCGACGCGGAGCTTTATACACCAAAGCTCTAGAGGGCGGATATAACAAGCTAGCCCTAGCTCATCATTTAGATGATGCGGCAGAGAGTTTTATGATGAATTTAACTTATAATGGCGCATTGCGTTCTATGCCACCAATTTATAAGGCAGAAAATGGAATTTTTGTAATCCGTCCTTTGATTTTTGTAAGAGAGCGGCAAATTATAGATTTTATTGCAAAAAATAATATTTACATTGCCCCAGATTGCAACTGTCCGATAATGTGGCAAAAGGACGATAAGCGCCCATTTGCAAGAGAGAAAACAAAGCAAATGTTAAAGGAAATGGAGGAAGCAAATCCAGATTTTTTCACTTCCTTAAAGGTTGCATTAAGTAATGTGCATTTGAATAGTTTATTTGATATGAAATATTTAGATAAACAAGATTAA
- a CDS encoding ubiquinol-cytochrome C chaperone family protein produces MKVNYNKTSSIQIVEENLFAKILEDYINNLSPEDMKKIGEEFNVSFSTKASLTASLQVIMKAKDFAAYKLMVIVANAFWKFIFGKGLSFATNATLTKTLSVFLGPIGWTATGIWTAFDIASPAYRVTISVAI; encoded by the coding sequence TTGAAAGTAAATTACAATAAAACATCATCAATACAAATCGTTGAAGAAAATTTATTTGCAAAAATATTAGAAGATTATATAAATAATTTATCTCCAGAAGATATGAAAAAGATTGGAGAAGAGTTTAATGTTTCTTTTAGCACTAAAGCGTCCTTAACTGCTAGTTTGCAAGTAATAATGAAAGCAAAAGATTTTGCAGCTTATAAATTGATGGTTATTGTAGCCAATGCGTTTTGGAAATTTATTTTTGGGAAAGGCTTATCTTTTGCAACTAATGCAACATTGACTAAAACTTTATCTGTATTCTTAGGTCCTATTGGTTGGACTGCTACAGGAATTTGGACTGCTTTTGATATTGCTAGCCCTGCTTATAGGGTAACAATTTCAGTAGCGATTTAA